Proteins encoded within one genomic window of Brassica rapa cultivar Chiifu-401-42 chromosome A09, CAAS_Brap_v3.01, whole genome shotgun sequence:
- the LOC103841828 gene encoding mitochondrial proton/calcium exchanger protein: MASRAIIRRKSQVYDYLSVYARSAQSFQSQTVNSHPYHSLTNHPPVEPNRVTKDKSFTGGYGLLLRSRFHGSSHLSTIGFGSLETVPSLGMRYMSVSIRNAATTAAAKKPEEEDKKDGGVAMNRKEASPEECDQAVESLSSVKAKAKAKRLQESKKVARSIVQRTWAFVLAIGPALRAVASMSRADWAKKLTHWKHEFVSTLKHYWLGTKLLWADTRISSRLLLKLAGGKSLSRRERQQLTRTTADIFRLVPFAVFILVPFMEFLLPVFLKLFPNMLPSTFQDKMKEEEALKRKLLARIEYAKFLQETAKEMAKEVKHSRTGEAKKTAEDLVEFLDKVRKGRLVQNDEILGFAKLFNDELTLDNISRPRLVSMCRIMGISPYGTDSYLRYMLRKRLRSIKEDDKLIRAEGVDSLSEAELREDCRERGMLGTLTVEEMRQQLRDWMDLSLNHSVPSSLLILSRAFTVAGRVEADAVRATLSSLPDEVVDTVGVTSLPSEDPVSERQRKLEYLEMQDELIKKEEEKEEEELTRIKDVKGGEEDKALQEMTIPTAREAQEQARARVLEQQDDLCKLSRALGILASASSVCREREEFLRLVKKEVEFYNTMVEREDVDGEKAAMKAYKAAREDSDQGDEVAESDEVSSALMEKVDGLIQNLEKEIDDVDIKIGKGWQLLDRDRDGKVTPDEVAAAAMYLKDTLANEGLQQLISSLSKDKEGRIMVEDIVRLGRLGSKPEENATEEELN; this comes from the exons ATGGCGTCAAGAGCGATTATTAGGAGAAAGAGTCAAGTTTATGATTACTTGAGTGTCTATGCTCGTTCAGCTCAAAGCTTTCAATCTCAGACGGTTAATTCACATCCTTATCACTCTCTTACCAACCATCCTCCCGTGGAACCTAACCGTGTTACCAAAGACAAGTCCTTTACAGGAGGATATGGTCTTCTGTTACGTTCTAGATTCCATGGTTCTTCTCACTTGTCGACCATCGGTTTTGGAAGTTTAGAAACTGTTCCTTCTCTGGGGATGAGGTACATGAGCGTATCCATTCGTAATGCTGCTACTACAGCTGCAGCTAAGAAGCCTGAAGAAGAGGATAAGAAAGATGGTGGGGTGGCTATGAACAGGAAGGAAGCGTCTCCTGAGGAATGTGACCAAGCTGTTGAGAGTCTAAGCAGTGTTAAAGCAAAGGCGAAGGCTAAACGTCTACAAGAATCCAAGAAGGTTGCTAGATCGATTGTGCAGAGGACATGGGCGTTTGTTCTCGCGATTGGTCCTGCTTTAAGAGCTGTTGCCTCCATGAGCag GGCGGATTGGGCTAAAAAGCTTACTCACTGGAAACATGAGTTTGTGTCAACGCTGAAACATTATTGGCTGGGGACGAAGCTTCTATGGGCTGACACTAGAATCAGTTCAAGGCTGCTTCTCAAGTTGGCTGGTGGGAAGAGTCTCTCTAGAAGAGAAAGGCAGCAGCTGACTCGAACTACAGCTGATATCTTTAGATTAGTGCCGTTTGCTGTGTTTATTCTCGTGCCGTTTATGGAGTTTCTGCTGCCGGTTTTCTTGAAGCTCTTCCCTAATATGCTGCCGTCTACTTTCCAGGACAAGATGAAAGAAGAG GAAGCATTGAAAAGGAAGTTACTTGCTAGGATAGAATACGCTAAGTTTCTTCAGGAGACGGCTAAAGAGATGGCTAAGGAAGTTAAGCATTCAAGAACTGGTGAAGCTAAGAAAACCGCTGAAGACCTGGTTGAGTTTCTAGACAAG GTTCGAAAAGGTCGACTAGTCCAAAACGATGAGATTTTAGGCTTTGCAAAGCTTTTCAACGATGAGCTTACTTTGGATAACATCAGCAG GCCTCGCTTGGTTAGCATGTGCAGAATCATGGGTATTAGCCCATATGGAACAGATTCTTATCTGCGATATATGCTCAGGAAAAGACTGAGGAG CATTAAGGAAGATGATAAACTGATTAGAGCTGAGGGTGTGGATTCCCTTTCAGAAGCTGAGCTGCGCGAAGATTGCAGGGAGCGTGGAATGCTGGGGACGCTTACAGTTGAAGAGATGAGGCAACAG CTTCGAGACTGGATGGACTTGTCACTTAATCACTCTGTCCCCTCGTCTTTACTGATCCTTTCTAG GGCATTCACGGTTGCCGGGAGAGTTGAGGCAGATGCTGTCCGTgcaactctctcttctcttcctgaCGAGGTTGTGGATACTGTTGGTGTTACTTCTCTGCCGTCTGAAGACCCTGTATCTGAGCGTCAAAGGAAACTAGAGTACCTTGAGATGCAAGACGAACTGATCAAG aaagaggaagagaaagaagaagaggagctTACAAGGATTAAGGATGTTAAAGGTGGTGAAGAGGATAAGGCGCTGCAAGAGATGACCATACCAACTGCCAGAGAAGCACAGGAACAGGCCAGAGCTAGAGTTCTCGAACAGCAAGATGATCTTTGCAAACTTAGCCGTGCACTGGGCATTTTGGCTTCCGCTTCT TCAGTATGTAGAGAGCGCGAAGAATTCTTGCGGCTGGTCAAGAAAGAG GTGGAGTTCTATAACACAATGGTCGAGAGAGAAGATGTTGATGGTGAAAAAGCTGCAATGAAAGCATACAAAGCAGCTAGAGAAGATAGTGACCAAGGTGATGAAGTTGCTGAATCAGACGAGGTTTCCTCTGCTCTAATGGAAAAG GTTGATGGTCTGATTCAAAATCTGGAGAAGGAGATTGATGATGTGGATATCAAAATTGGCAAAGGATGGCAGCTTCTTGACAG GGATCGAGATGGGAAGGTCACACCTGATGAAGTTGCAGCTGCTGCGATGTACCTGAAAGACACACTTGCTAATGAAGGCCTTCAGCAACTTATCAGTAGCCTCTCCAAAGATAAAG AGGGAAGAATTATGGTGGAAGACATTGTAAGGTTGGGGAGGTTGGGAAGTAAGCCAGAAGAAAATGCAACAGAAGAAGAATTAAATTGA
- the LOC103841829 gene encoding integrin-linked protein kinase 1 isoform X1, with product MENVAEQLKRGISRQSSTGSVRRGTLSRQFTRQSSLDPRRNNMRFSFGRQSSLDPIRRSPESSSSCQPQMMSVPENLDSTMQLLFMASKGDVDGVEELLDEGVDVNSIDLDGRTALHIASCEGHYDVVRVLLSRRANIDARDRWGSTAAVDAKYYGNVEVFNLLKTRGAKPPKTRKTPMTVGNPKEVPEYELNPLELQVRKADGISKGTYQVAKWNGTRVSVKISDKDSYSDPERVNAFNHELTVLAKARHPNIVQFVGAVTQNLPMMIVVEHNPKGDLSEYLQKKGRLSPSKALRFALDIARGMNYLHECKPDPVIHCDLRPKNILLDRGGQLKISGFGLIKLSKVSEDNVKVVNHEAHIDKSNCYIAPELYKNIIFDKSVDVHSFGVILYEITEGVSIFHPKSPEEVAESICMEGRRPTIKTKSKGYPPELKELIEECWHPDTSVRPIFSDIIIRLDNIVANCSKQGWWKDTFKFPWK from the exons atggaGAACGTAGCCGAGCAATTGAAGCGCGGGATATCGAGGCAATCCTCGACAGGATCAGTGCGACGAGGAACGCTAAGCCGACAATTCACGCGCCAATCCTCTCTCGATCCGCGGCGCAACAACATGAGGTTCAGCTTCGGCCGTCAGTCTTCGCTCGATCCGATCAGACGCAGCCCCGAATCCTCGAGCTCCTGCCAGCCGCAGATGATGTCTGTACCTGAGAATCTCGATTCCACGATGCAGCTTCTCTTTATGGCGAGCAAAGGCGACGTGGACGGCGTCGAGGAGCTGCTCGATGAAGGAGTCGATGTGAATAGCATCGATCTCGATGGACGCACGGCTCTTCACATTGCTTCTTGCGAAGGTCATTACGACGTCGTCAGGGTTCTTCTTAGCCGGAGAGCTAATATCGATGCTCGTGACCGTTGGGGTAGTACG GCGGCTGTTGATGCCAAGTATTATGGGAACGTTGAAGTGTTTAATCTCTTGAAAACTCGAGGAGCTAAACCTCCG AAAACCAGAAAGACTCCAATGACAGTGGGTAATCCAAAAGAAGTTCCCGAGTATGAACTTAATCCACTCGAGCTTCAAGTCCGAAAAGCCGATGGCATCTCAAAG GGAACCTATCAAGTTGCTAAGTGGAATGGCACGCGAGTCTCGGTAAAAATATCCGATAAAGATAGTTATTCAGATCCGGAACGAGT AAATGCTTTCAATCATGAATTGACTGTGCTAGCTAAAGCTAGGCATCCAAATATTGTTCAATTTGTTGGAGCTGTCACTCAAAATCTACCAATGATGATTGTAGTTGAGCATAATCCAAAG GGTGATCTAAGTGAATATCTTCAAAAGAAAGGTCGTCTTTCTCCTTCAAAAGCTCTGAGATTTGCTCTTGATATTGCCAGAGGCATGAACTATCTTCATGAATGTAAACCAGACCCGGTCATCCACTGCGATTTAAGGCCAAA AAATATTTTGCTGGATAGAGGTGGACAATTGAAGATCTCTGGATTTGGTTTAATAAAGTTGTCCAAGGTTTCAGAAGATAATGTCAAAGTAGTGAACCACGAAGCTCATATCGATAAATCAA ATTGCTACATAGCTCCAGAACTTTACAAAAACATAATCTTCGATAAAAGTGTTGATGTTCATTCGTTTGGTGTCATTTTATATGAG ATAACTGAGGGAGTATCGATTTTTCATCCTAAATCGCCTGAAGAGGTTGCAGAGTCGATATGTATGGAAGGAAGGAGACCAACAATCAAGACAAAGTCCAAGGGTTACCCTCCAGAACTGAAAGA GTTGATTGAGGAATGTTGGCATCCAGATACAAGTGTAAGGCCAATATTTTCTGATATTATTATTCGACTCGACAACATAGTTGCAAACTGCTCTAAACAGGGTTGGTGGAAAGACACATTTAAGTTTCCCTG GAAATAA
- the LOC103841829 gene encoding integrin-linked protein kinase 1 isoform X2 produces the protein MENVAEQLKRGISRQSSTGSVRRGTLSRQFTRQSSLDPRRNNMRFSFGRQSSLDPIRRSPESSSSCQPQMMSVPENLDSTMQLLFMASKGDVDGVEELLDEGVDVNSIDLDGRTALHIASCEGHYDVVRVLLSRRANIDARDRWGSTAAVDAKYYGNVEVFNLLKTRGAKPPKTRKTPMTVGNPKEVPEYELNPLELQVRKADGISKGTYQVAKWNGTRVSVKISDKDSYSDPERVNAFNHELTVLAKARHPNIVQFVGAVTQNLPMMIVVEHNPKGDLSEYLQKKGRLSPSKALRFALDIARGMNYLHECKPDPVIHCDLRPKNILLDRGGQLKISGFGLIKLSKVSEDNVKVVNHEAHIDKSNCYIAPELYKNIIFDKSVDVHSFGVILYEITEGVSIFHPKSPEEVAESICMEGRRPTIKTKSKGYPPELKELIEECWHPDTSVRPIFSDIIIRLDNIVANCSKQGWWKDTFKFPW, from the exons atggaGAACGTAGCCGAGCAATTGAAGCGCGGGATATCGAGGCAATCCTCGACAGGATCAGTGCGACGAGGAACGCTAAGCCGACAATTCACGCGCCAATCCTCTCTCGATCCGCGGCGCAACAACATGAGGTTCAGCTTCGGCCGTCAGTCTTCGCTCGATCCGATCAGACGCAGCCCCGAATCCTCGAGCTCCTGCCAGCCGCAGATGATGTCTGTACCTGAGAATCTCGATTCCACGATGCAGCTTCTCTTTATGGCGAGCAAAGGCGACGTGGACGGCGTCGAGGAGCTGCTCGATGAAGGAGTCGATGTGAATAGCATCGATCTCGATGGACGCACGGCTCTTCACATTGCTTCTTGCGAAGGTCATTACGACGTCGTCAGGGTTCTTCTTAGCCGGAGAGCTAATATCGATGCTCGTGACCGTTGGGGTAGTACG GCGGCTGTTGATGCCAAGTATTATGGGAACGTTGAAGTGTTTAATCTCTTGAAAACTCGAGGAGCTAAACCTCCG AAAACCAGAAAGACTCCAATGACAGTGGGTAATCCAAAAGAAGTTCCCGAGTATGAACTTAATCCACTCGAGCTTCAAGTCCGAAAAGCCGATGGCATCTCAAAG GGAACCTATCAAGTTGCTAAGTGGAATGGCACGCGAGTCTCGGTAAAAATATCCGATAAAGATAGTTATTCAGATCCGGAACGAGT AAATGCTTTCAATCATGAATTGACTGTGCTAGCTAAAGCTAGGCATCCAAATATTGTTCAATTTGTTGGAGCTGTCACTCAAAATCTACCAATGATGATTGTAGTTGAGCATAATCCAAAG GGTGATCTAAGTGAATATCTTCAAAAGAAAGGTCGTCTTTCTCCTTCAAAAGCTCTGAGATTTGCTCTTGATATTGCCAGAGGCATGAACTATCTTCATGAATGTAAACCAGACCCGGTCATCCACTGCGATTTAAGGCCAAA AAATATTTTGCTGGATAGAGGTGGACAATTGAAGATCTCTGGATTTGGTTTAATAAAGTTGTCCAAGGTTTCAGAAGATAATGTCAAAGTAGTGAACCACGAAGCTCATATCGATAAATCAA ATTGCTACATAGCTCCAGAACTTTACAAAAACATAATCTTCGATAAAAGTGTTGATGTTCATTCGTTTGGTGTCATTTTATATGAG ATAACTGAGGGAGTATCGATTTTTCATCCTAAATCGCCTGAAGAGGTTGCAGAGTCGATATGTATGGAAGGAAGGAGACCAACAATCAAGACAAAGTCCAAGGGTTACCCTCCAGAACTGAAAGA GTTGATTGAGGAATGTTGGCATCCAGATACAAGTGTAAGGCCAATATTTTCTGATATTATTATTCGACTCGACAACATAGTTGCAAACTGCTCTAAACAGGGTTGGTGGAAAGACACATTTAAGTTTCCCTGGTAA
- the LOC103841830 gene encoding NADP-dependent alkenal double bond reductase P2 isoform X2 — protein sequence METTVRNKQVILKHYINGFPEESDLMIVTAPDAMEVKVKPGSSTILVKNLFLSCDPYMGTFMREPDSGSSEVAVETLSLLDAFIPGKPIAGVGVSEVIDSDDPCFAKGDFVWGIVDWEEYSTVNSFGRFKIDISINVPLSYYTGILSVTGLTAYAGFFEICSPKKGEAVFVSAAAGAVGQLVGQFAKLMGCYVVGSAGSKQKVDLLLNKFGFDDAFNYKEEPDLDAALNRCLPQGIDIYFENVGGKMLDSVLMNMKVHGRIAVCGMISQYHIETQEGIKNLPVVVYKRIKMQGFLAFDFIDKFPKYLEFVLPYLKERKLVYVEDIVEGLENGPAALVGLFHGQNIGKQQIKRGKRINPNSSEHHRSIRVAMGILSWFTGSPKPSQPETTKTEIIQTPAPGMNGAIEVPRPDRATVFEFGSVAATGDRVTLAGYCPVSDDLEPCRWEILPADGKDAPQFRVVF from the exons ATGGAGACTACCGTAAGGAACAAGCAAGTCATACTTAAGCATTACATAAATGGCTTCCCTGAAGAATCTGATCTAATGATAGTCACAGCTCCAGACGCTATGGAAGTTAAGGTTAAGCCCGGATCATCGACAATTCTTGTGAAGAATCTTTTCTTGTCTTGTGATCCTTACATGGGTACTTTCATGAGAGAACCAGACTCCGGATCATCAGAGGTTGCGGTGGAAACTTTATCACTTTTGGATGCTTTCATCCCTGGGAAG CCCATAGCTGGAGTTGGAGTATCTGAGGTGATAGATTCTGATGATCCATGTTTTGCAAAAGGAGATTTTGTTTGGGGAATCGTTGATTGGGAAGAGTATAGTACTGTTAACTCTTTTGGTAGATTCAAAATCGATATCAGTATCAATGTTCCTCTCTCTTACTACACTGGAATACTAA GTGTGACAGGCTTGACTGCTTATGCCGGCTTTTTTGAGATATGTTCGCCTAAAAAAGGAGAGGCAGTCTTTGTCTCTGCGGCTGCTGGTGCGGTTGGTCAGCTCGTGGGTCAGTTTGCTAAGTTGATGGGATGTTATGTTGTTGGAAGTGCCGGAAGTAAGCAAAAG GTCGATCTCTTGCTAAACAAATTTGGATTCGACGATGCATTTAATTACAAGGAAGAACCTGACCTTGATGCCGCTTTAAATAG GTGTTTACCACAAGGTATTGACATATACTTTGAGAACGTGGGAGGAAAAATGCTTGACTCGGTGCTAATGAACATGAAAGTACATGGACGCATCGCTGTATGCGGTATGATATCTCAGTACCATATTGAAACCCAAGAAGGTATTAAAAATCTACCGGTTGTTGTCTACAAGAGGATCAAGATGCAAGGGTTTCTAGCTTTTGACTTCATTGACAAATTCCCTAAGTACTTAGAGTTTGTGCTTCCGTATTTAAAAGAAAGGAAGCTGGTATATGTTGAAGACATTGTGGAAGGTCTAGAGAATGGTCCTGCTGCTCTTGTTGGACTCTTCCATGGACAAAACATTGGGAAGCAA CAAATCAAAAGGGGGAAAaggataaaccctaa TTCTTCAGAGCACCATCGATCGATTCGAGTAGCAATGGGGATTCTATCGTGGTTCACCGGAAGCCCTAAGCCTTCGCAGCCCGAGACGACGAAGACGGAGATTATCCAAACGCCGGCTCCTGGGATGAACGGAGCCATAGAAGTTCCTCGTCCCGATCGCGCGACGGTTTTCGAGTTCGGCTCCGTTGCGGCTACAGGAGACAGAGTCACTCTCGCTGGATACTGCCCTGTCTCCGACGATCTCGAACCTTGCCGCTGGGAGATTCTCCCCGCCGACGGGAAAGACGCGCCGCAGTTTCGCGTCGTCTTCTGA
- the LOC103841830 gene encoding NADP-dependent alkenal double bond reductase P2 isoform X1, with amino-acid sequence METTVRNKQVILKHYINGFPEESDLMIVTAPDAMEVKVKPGSSTILVKNLFLSCDPYMGTFMREPDSGSSEVAVETLSLLDAFIPGKVTTLHTQTNTCFQLAIVVNAFVQPIAGVGVSEVIDSDDPCFAKGDFVWGIVDWEEYSTVNSFGRFKIDISINVPLSYYTGILSLTAYAGFFEICSPKKGEAVFVSAAAGAVGQLVGQFAKLMGCYVVGSAGSKQKVDLLLNKFGFDDAFNYKEEPDLDAALNRCLPQGIDIYFENVGGKMLDSVLMNMKVHGRIAVCGMISQYHIETQEGIKNLPVVVYKRIKMQGFLAFDFIDKFPKYLEFVLPYLKERKLVYVEDIVEGLENGPAALVGLFHGQNIGKQVLKIA; translated from the exons ATGGAGACTACCGTAAGGAACAAGCAAGTCATACTTAAGCATTACATAAATGGCTTCCCTGAAGAATCTGATCTAATGATAGTCACAGCTCCAGACGCTATGGAAGTTAAGGTTAAGCCCGGATCATCGACAATTCTTGTGAAGAATCTTTTCTTGTCTTGTGATCCTTACATGGGTACTTTCATGAGAGAACCAGACTCCGGATCATCAGAGGTTGCGGTGGAAACTTTATCACTTTTGGATGCTTTCATCCCTGGGAAGGTAACAACAttacacacacaaacaaacacatgcTTTCAGTTAGCAATTGTTGTCAATGCTTTTGTGCAGCCCATAGCTGGAGTTGGAGTATCTGAGGTGATAGATTCTGATGATCCATGTTTTGCAAAAGGAGATTTTGTTTGGGGAATCGTTGATTGGGAAGAGTATAGTACTGTTAACTCTTTTGGTAGATTCAAAATCGATATCAGTATCAATGTTCCTCTCTCTTACTACACTGGAATACTAA GCTTGACTGCTTATGCCGGCTTTTTTGAGATATGTTCGCCTAAAAAAGGAGAGGCAGTCTTTGTCTCTGCGGCTGCTGGTGCGGTTGGTCAGCTCGTGGGTCAGTTTGCTAAGTTGATGGGATGTTATGTTGTTGGAAGTGCCGGAAGTAAGCAAAAG GTCGATCTCTTGCTAAACAAATTTGGATTCGACGATGCATTTAATTACAAGGAAGAACCTGACCTTGATGCCGCTTTAAATAG GTGTTTACCACAAGGTATTGACATATACTTTGAGAACGTGGGAGGAAAAATGCTTGACTCGGTGCTAATGAACATGAAAGTACATGGACGCATCGCTGTATGCGGTATGATATCTCAGTACCATATTGAAACCCAAGAAGGTATTAAAAATCTACCGGTTGTTGTCTACAAGAGGATCAAGATGCAAGGGTTTCTAGCTTTTGACTTCATTGACAAATTCCCTAAGTACTTAGAGTTTGTGCTTCCGTATTTAAAAGAAAGGAAGCTGGTATATGTTGAAGACATTGTGGAAGGTCTAGAGAATGGTCCTGCTGCTCTTGTTGGACTCTTCCATGGACAAAACATTGGGAAGCAAGTTCTTAAGATTGCTTGA
- the LOC103841831 gene encoding polygalacturonase, whose protein sequence is MPSPVLIILLLTLSISLSSAQTYNILSYGAKPDGKTDSTKALAAVWAKACASVKAVTISIPKGRFLLRSIVFDGAKCKRKSVTFRIQGTLVAPSDYRVIGNGNYWIFFQHLDGLSVYGGVLDAQGASLWSCKKSGKNCPSGATSIGFQSSSNVVISGLTSLNSQMFHVVINGCRNVNIQGVKVSADGNSPNTDGIHVQSSSIVSILNSKISTGDDCVSIGPGTNGLWIENVACGPGHGISIGSLGKESVEAGVQNVTVKTATFTGTENGVRIKSWARPSNGFAKNIRFQHCVMNNVQNPIVIDQNYCPGNENCPNQVSGIKISDVMFFDIHGTSATQVGVKFDCSSKKPCTGIRLQDVKLTYRNKPAMADCSHAGGTEAGFQQPNSCL, encoded by the exons ATGCCTTCTCCAGTTCTCATAATTCTCCTCTTAACTCTCTCGATCTCATTGTCCTCAGCTCAGACCTACAACATTCTATCTTACGGAGCCAAACCGGACGGTAAAACCGACTCTACCAAGGCCTTAGCCGCCGTCTGGGCCAAAGCCTGCGCCTCAGTCAAGGCAGTCACCATATCTATCCCTAAAGGACGGTTTTTATTAAGAAGCATTGTATTTGATGGAGCCAAGTGTAAACGCAAGTCAGTCACGTTCCGCATCCAAGGTACACTTGTGGCTCCGTCGGATTATAGAGTCATTGGTAACGGAAACTACTGGATTTTCTTCCAGCATCTCGACGGCCTCTCCGTCTACGGTGGAGTTCTTGACGCTCAGGGAGCTTCTCTATGGTCTTGCAAGAAGTCCGGCAAGAATTGCCCTAGTGGTGCTACG AGCATAGGGTTTCAGAGCTCAAGCAACGTGGTGATCTCAGGGCTAACGTCACTCAACAGTCAGATGTTTCACGTCGTGATTAACGGCTGCCGTAACGTAAATATACAAGGAGTCAAAGTTTCTGCTGATGGAAACAGTCCAAATACTGACGGCATCCACGTCCAATCATCCTCCATCGTCTCCATCCTCAACTCAAAAATATCCACCGGCGATGATTGTGTATCCATCGGTCCTGGAACTAATGGCCTCTGGATCGAAAACGTTGCTTGTGGCCCTGGCCATGGTATCAG CATTGGGAGCTTGGGAAAAGAAAGTGTGGAGGCAGGTGTACAGAACGTAACAGTAAAAACGGCTACGTTTACAGGAACAGAGAATGGGGTGAGAATAAAGTCATGGGCCAGGCCCAGTAATGGATTCGCTAAGAACATCCGTTTCCAGCATTGCGTCATGAACAACGTACAGAACCCAATAGTCATTGACCAAAACTACTGTCCTGGCAACGAAAATTGCCCTAACCAG GTTTCTGGAATAAAAATCAGCGATGTAATGTTCTTCGACATCCACGGGACATCAGCGACACAAGTTGGAGTGAAATTTGACTGTAGCTCAAAGAAGCCGTGTACCGGAATCAGACTTCAAGACGTGAAGCTAACATACCGGAATAAACCGGCAATGGCAGATTGTAGCCATGCAGGAGGAACTGAGGCTGGGTTTCAACAGCCCAACAGTTGTCTATGA
- the LOC103841832 gene encoding uncharacterized protein LOC103841832, with protein sequence MDGLIPMAFKAMMKKRTRRRYECLSTSGGTTKESYVDEDFFPFDEKSNHSVPSRPSSSLDHVEMNNVAAQDRHRRGLSVGDFSSMSYHEGRRSRGEGGDIGISPSRRGQLVRNRSHRLFSCVSGK encoded by the coding sequence ATGGATGGTTTGATTCCAATGGCGTTTAAGGCTATGATGAAAAAACGAACTCGGCGGCGTTACGAATGTCTCTCTACCTCCGGTGGCACTACAAAAGAGTCCTACGTTGACGAAGACTTCTTCCCCTTCGACGAAAAATCCAATCACTCCGTCCCATCTCGACCGTCGTCTTCTTTAGATCATGTAGAAATGAACAACGTAGCCGCTCAAGACCGTCACCGCCGTGGATTGTCAGTCGGAGATTTTTCTTCCATGTCTTATCATGAAGGGAGAAGGTCACGTGGCGAAGGCGGAGATATTGGTATTTCTCCGTCGCGGCGAGGACAGCTGGTGAGGAACAGAAGTCATAGGTTGTTTTCTTGTGTCTCAGGTAAATGA